The Pedobacter mucosus genome window below encodes:
- a CDS encoding pyridoxal phosphate-dependent aminotransferase has protein sequence MPKISQKGLQMPASPIRKLTPFADKAKQDGKKVFHLNIGQPDIATPEGMLNAIKNIDFDVWAYTPSEGTLSYRLKLTEYYNKLGYNIKPENILVTVGGSEAITIAMQTCVNEGDEIIIPEPFYANYNGFACMSNVVVKPILSYIENGFALPPIAEFEKLITAKTKAIIICNPNNPTGYLYSREELEALKTLCLKYDLFLFSDEAYREFCYDDREFISPMHFDGLDENVVILDTVSKRYSACGARLGCLITKNASIIASGLKFAQARLSPGMVEQIAGTAAVDTPDSYFEEVNKEYTLRRDTLVKRLNNIEGVFCPNPGGAFYVVAKFPIDDSDKFCQWILEDFSHENQTVMMAPATGFYSTPGSGKNEVRMAYVLNIQDLNKAMDCLEVALKQYPGRQV, from the coding sequence ATGCCAAAAATTTCACAAAAAGGCTTGCAGATGCCGGCCTCCCCTATTAGAAAGCTTACGCCATTTGCAGATAAAGCCAAACAAGATGGTAAAAAGGTTTTTCACCTTAATATTGGTCAGCCAGATATTGCAACGCCAGAAGGGATGCTTAATGCCATTAAAAATATCGACTTTGATGTTTGGGCTTACACACCATCAGAAGGTACACTTTCATATCGCTTAAAACTAACTGAATATTATAATAAATTAGGCTACAATATTAAGCCAGAAAATATTTTAGTTACTGTCGGAGGTTCTGAAGCCATAACAATCGCCATGCAAACTTGCGTAAACGAAGGTGACGAAATCATTATTCCTGAGCCTTTTTATGCTAACTATAATGGTTTTGCCTGCATGAGTAATGTAGTTGTTAAACCCATTTTATCATATATAGAAAATGGATTTGCATTGCCACCCATTGCCGAATTCGAGAAACTGATTACGGCTAAAACCAAGGCAATTATCATTTGTAATCCAAATAATCCAACCGGATATTTATATTCAAGAGAAGAGCTGGAAGCCTTAAAAACGCTTTGTTTAAAATATGATCTTTTTTTATTTTCTGATGAAGCTTACCGCGAATTCTGTTATGATGATCGAGAATTTATTTCTCCAATGCACTTTGATGGTTTAGACGAAAACGTTGTAATTTTAGATACGGTTTCTAAACGTTATAGTGCTTGTGGCGCTCGTTTAGGATGTTTAATTACTAAGAATGCTTCAATTATCGCTTCTGGTTTAAAATTCGCACAAGCGAGATTAAGTCCTGGAATGGTGGAACAGATCGCTGGAACCGCAGCTGTAGATACGCCAGACAGTTATTTTGAAGAAGTGAATAAGGAATATACACTGCGTAGAGATACTTTAGTTAAAAGACTAAATAACATTGAAGGCGTATTTTGTCCGAACCCTGGTGGGGCTTTTTATGTGGTAGCAAAGTTTCCTATAGATGATTCTGATAAATTTTGTCAGTGGATTTTGGAAGACTTTAGTCATGAAAACCAAACCGTTATGATGGCACCAGCAACAGGATTCTATTCTACACCCGGATCAGGTAAAAATGAAGTTCGAATGGCTTATGTGTTAAATATTCAAGATTTAAACAAAGCAATGGATTGTCTAGAAGTCGCTTTAAAACAATATCCGGGAAGACAAGTTTAG
- a CDS encoding SDR family oxidoreductase, whose product MEIANNKILITGGASGIGLGLVERFIKENNTVIICGRRASALEEVSVKFPAVITKVCDLSIEQERIDLFNWILEKHSDLNVLVNNAGIQQWMKITDEDFYERSKKEITTNIEAPIHLTSLFITLKFLTTIINVTSGLSFVPLTLVPIYSATKAFFHSFTLSTRHLLKSQNIEVIEVIPPALNTDLGGKGLHDQAPPVSDFIESVFEQLKNGSNEITFGFSKAMANGNQEDIKNAFNKMNPSL is encoded by the coding sequence ATGGAAATAGCAAACAATAAAATATTAATAACTGGAGGAGCAAGCGGAATTGGCTTGGGTTTAGTAGAAAGATTTATTAAGGAGAACAATACCGTAATTATTTGCGGTCGAAGGGCTTCTGCTTTAGAAGAAGTTTCAGTTAAATTCCCTGCTGTAATTACTAAAGTTTGCGATTTATCTATAGAACAAGAGCGGATAGATCTTTTTAATTGGATTTTAGAAAAACACAGTGATTTAAATGTTTTAGTAAACAATGCCGGCATCCAGCAGTGGATGAAGATAACGGATGAAGATTTCTACGAAAGGTCAAAAAAAGAAATTACGACTAATATTGAGGCGCCAATTCACTTAACGTCACTTTTTATAACACTAAAATTTTTAACAACGATAATTAATGTTACCTCAGGTTTATCTTTTGTTCCTTTAACGCTTGTTCCCATTTATTCGGCTACAAAAGCATTTTTTCATTCATTCACACTTTCAACCAGACATTTATTAAAATCTCAAAATATAGAAGTGATTGAGGTGATACCACCAGCGCTTAATACTGATTTAGGTGGCAAGGGTTTGCATGATCAGGCTCCGCCAGTAAGTGATTTTATTGAGTCTGTTTTCGAACAGCTTAAAAATGGAAGTAATGAAATTACTTTTGGCTTTAGTAAAGCAATGGCAAATGGTAATCAAGAAGATATAAAAAATGCTTTTAATAAGATGAATCCAAGTTTGTAA